A genomic region of Phosphitispora fastidiosa contains the following coding sequences:
- a CDS encoding ABC transporter ATP-binding protein: protein MTTSLVKMVSITKRFPGVTANKDIDFELRPGEIHALLGENGAGKSTLMNILTGLYMPDEGEIYLRGAKVKFSSPRGAIESGIGMVHQHFRLVSTFSVAENVIMGSGNHGFFINMKKVEEKLSRFSEEYGINVIPGSKIWQLSVGEQQRVEIVKMLYRGTDIMILDEPTAVLTPQESRELFATLRRMADMGKGIIIISHKIQEVLENADRITVLRDGRFVNTFSGKDTDSRKLTMAMVDRDITFGQNPSDKPMDEFILSLKGLTVLGDRGQKALKSLSLNLRKGEILGIAGVAGNGQKELAEVIAGLREVAAGDIEVRGERFTGRSVRSMIDAGISLIPEDRLGTGLVGTLNVLENSILKNYRSGEVTAGWFINWKRVREYAHKLVDKFDVKTTGVEAPVRMLSGGNLQKLLLAREITSDPDVIVAVYPVRGLDVGAIEFVRNILLRQRESGKGILLISEELEELFMLSDRVAVMHEGEIMGILEREDFDLERVGRLMAGQREEEAYERAANR from the coding sequence ATGACCACATCTTTAGTTAAAATGGTATCAATCACTAAGAGATTTCCGGGAGTCACTGCCAACAAGGACATAGATTTTGAACTCAGGCCGGGGGAAATTCATGCCCTGCTGGGTGAAAACGGAGCGGGTAAGAGTACCCTGATGAATATTCTTACCGGACTGTATATGCCTGATGAAGGAGAGATTTACCTCAGGGGTGCAAAAGTGAAGTTTAGTTCTCCCCGTGGCGCTATTGAATCCGGAATCGGGATGGTGCACCAGCACTTCCGCCTGGTTTCCACCTTTTCAGTTGCGGAAAATGTTATCATGGGTTCGGGTAACCATGGTTTTTTTATTAATATGAAAAAAGTGGAGGAAAAACTGTCCCGATTTTCAGAAGAGTATGGCATAAATGTAATACCAGGGTCTAAGATATGGCAGTTGTCGGTGGGAGAGCAGCAGAGAGTCGAAATAGTGAAGATGCTTTACAGAGGTACCGATATCATGATTCTTGACGAGCCTACGGCAGTATTAACACCACAGGAATCACGCGAACTGTTTGCTACTCTGCGACGGATGGCTGACATGGGCAAGGGGATTATCATAATTTCCCATAAAATCCAGGAGGTCCTGGAAAATGCTGACCGGATCACTGTATTACGTGATGGAAGGTTTGTGAATACTTTTTCCGGGAAAGACACAGACAGCAGGAAATTAACTATGGCCATGGTGGATCGTGATATAACGTTTGGACAAAACCCTTCCGACAAACCAATGGATGAATTTATCCTCAGCCTGAAAGGGTTAACTGTCCTGGGGGACCGGGGCCAGAAAGCCCTGAAATCACTCAGCCTGAACCTGCGCAAAGGTGAAATCCTGGGTATCGCGGGGGTGGCCGGAAACGGGCAGAAGGAACTGGCAGAGGTCATAGCCGGACTCAGGGAGGTTGCAGCCGGGGACATTGAAGTTCGCGGGGAACGGTTTACCGGACGGTCGGTCCGCTCCATGATTGATGCCGGTATCAGTCTAATCCCTGAGGACAGGCTTGGCACCGGGCTGGTGGGGACTTTGAATGTCCTGGAAAACAGCATCCTGAAAAATTACCGTTCCGGTGAAGTCACCGCAGGATGGTTCATCAACTGGAAAAGAGTTCGCGAATATGCCCATAAGCTGGTGGACAAATTTGATGTCAAAACAACCGGCGTGGAAGCGCCTGTGAGGATGCTTTCCGGGGGGAATCTGCAGAAACTGTTGCTGGCCCGCGAGATAACCAGTGACCCTGATGTCATAGTCGCGGTTTACCCGGTCCGGGGTCTGGATGTGGGGGCAATCGAATTTGTGCGTAATATCCTGCTGCGGCAGAGGGAGTCGGGGAAAGGGATACTCCTGATATCTGAGGAACTTGAGGAACTGTTTATGCTCTCTGACCGGGTTGCAGTAATGCATGAGGGTGAAATCATGGGCATACTGGAAAGAGAGGATTTTGACCTGGAAAGGGTTGGCAGGCTGATGGCCGGCCAAAGGGAGGAGGAAGCGTATGAGCGGGCTGCCAATAGGTAG
- a CDS encoding response regulator transcription factor yields MSSKILVVDDDANICEILRLYLANEGFELVFARNGSEALDRFREEKPDLVVLDIMLPIINGWEVCKMIRAVSSAPILMLTARDTTEDKVSGLDIGADDYVVKPFDPKEVVARVRALLRRAVDSPVSGQTGLAGAGSNQAAPGQTGSELPSQEVLRVGNLEVNLSCYTVYCEGTKVNLKPKEIQLLAFLLGNPNIVFTREQLLEKVWGYDYMGETRTVDVHVKRLREKLAAGGPEWRISTVWGVGYKLEID; encoded by the coding sequence ATGTCTTCCAAAATCCTGGTGGTTGACGATGATGCCAATATATGCGAAATACTGAGACTTTACCTGGCCAATGAGGGTTTTGAACTGGTTTTTGCCAGGAATGGCAGTGAGGCTCTTGACAGGTTCAGGGAAGAAAAGCCTGACCTGGTTGTTCTGGATATAATGCTTCCCATTATTAATGGATGGGAAGTGTGCAAAATGATACGGGCTGTGAGCAGTGCGCCCATCCTTATGCTGACTGCCCGGGATACCACCGAGGATAAGGTCAGCGGTTTGGATATAGGTGCTGATGATTATGTTGTCAAACCCTTTGATCCCAAGGAGGTCGTGGCCCGTGTCAGGGCGCTGCTGCGCAGGGCTGTGGACAGCCCGGTTTCCGGTCAGACTGGTTTGGCAGGAGCGGGCTCGAACCAGGCGGCGCCAGGACAGACGGGCTCTGAACTGCCAAGTCAGGAGGTTCTAAGGGTGGGGAATCTGGAGGTTAACCTGTCCTGTTATACAGTTTACTGTGAGGGTACAAAGGTTAATCTCAAGCCGAAAGAAATCCAGCTGCTGGCTTTTCTGCTGGGAAACCCTAATATCGTCTTTACCAGAGAACAGCTTCTGGAAAAGGTTTGGGGTTATGATTATATGGGTGAAACGAGGACGGTTGATGTCCATGTCAAAAGGCTCCGGGAAAAGCTGGCGGCAGGCGGGCCGGAATGGCGTATCAGCACGGTCTGGGGTGTAGGTTACAAACTTGAAATTGATTGA
- a CDS encoding BMP family ABC transporter substrate-binding protein, with protein MYKKVLALITVLLLAVAVFAGCGGGADKASSGQQGEDKATEAEKTKVAFIYVGPAGDAGWSYAHDLGRKYLEENVSGIEVTPPLESVPEGADAEQVIENLVQKGNKIIFATSFGYMDAMEKVAKRHPDVYFLHCSGNKTLDNMGTYFGRIYQPRYLSGIVAGKTTKSNTIGYVAAFPIPEVVRGINAFTLGVRSVNPDAKVKVVWTNTWYDPAKEKDAAKSLLEQGADVVAQHQDTPGPMQAAEEAGKFGVSYNSDMRQFAPKAVLTGPVWNWGPYYAETVQAILDGTWKSEQYWGPIGDDIVDLAPYGDMVTDDVKALVDAKKKEIVDGTWDVFTGPIKDNTGKERVAAGAKLTDQEMLSLDWFVEGVDGTVTKQ; from the coding sequence ATGTACAAAAAGGTTTTAGCCCTTATCACCGTTCTTCTTCTGGCAGTTGCAGTCTTCGCCGGCTGCGGGGGCGGGGCGGACAAGGCTTCTTCCGGGCAGCAGGGGGAGGACAAGGCCACAGAAGCAGAGAAGACAAAAGTAGCTTTTATCTATGTAGGACCTGCAGGGGATGCCGGCTGGTCTTATGCCCATGACCTGGGCAGGAAGTATCTTGAAGAGAATGTGTCCGGTATTGAGGTGACCCCTCCGCTGGAATCAGTTCCTGAGGGCGCTGATGCGGAGCAAGTAATTGAAAACCTGGTTCAGAAGGGGAACAAAATTATTTTTGCGACCAGTTTTGGCTACATGGATGCAATGGAAAAGGTGGCCAAAAGACACCCAGATGTATATTTCCTGCACTGTTCAGGGAATAAAACGCTTGATAATATGGGTACATATTTCGGCCGGATTTACCAGCCCAGGTATCTTTCGGGTATCGTAGCCGGCAAAACAACCAAGAGCAATACTATCGGTTATGTGGCTGCCTTCCCGATTCCGGAGGTTGTCCGTGGCATCAATGCATTTACCCTTGGTGTGCGTTCAGTTAATCCGGATGCCAAGGTCAAAGTTGTCTGGACAAACACCTGGTATGATCCCGCCAAGGAAAAGGATGCCGCCAAGAGCCTTCTGGAGCAGGGCGCTGATGTGGTAGCCCAGCATCAAGATACCCCCGGACCAATGCAGGCAGCTGAAGAGGCCGGGAAATTTGGTGTCAGCTATAATTCCGATATGAGGCAGTTTGCTCCTAAAGCAGTACTCACAGGACCTGTTTGGAATTGGGGCCCTTATTATGCCGAAACCGTACAGGCTATTCTTGATGGAACGTGGAAGAGTGAGCAATACTGGGGACCCATCGGTGACGATATCGTTGATCTGGCTCCCTATGGGGATATGGTTACTGATGATGTAAAGGCTCTTGTAGATGCTAAGAAAAAGGAAATAGTTGATGGAACATGGGACGTATTTACCGGTCCTATCAAAGATAATACCGGAAAAGAGCGTGTTGCCGCAGGCGCAAAACTCACTGACCAGGAAATGCTTAGTCTTGACTGGTTTGTCGAGGGTGTAGACGGAACTGTTACCAAACAGTAG
- a CDS encoding ABC transporter permease → MSGLPIGRDRVLVLEKRGHFSQSAALLVPVISILGALLSGSLFLLATGYNPVEIYVTMLSGAFGSAYGLSETVVKAIPLLLCGLAVSVAFRMQLWNIGAEGQLYMGAVAASGVALFYGEGSRIGVLALMFLAAVAAGGIWGLIPAIPRALFKVNETITTLMLNYVAILFSNYLVYGPWKDPKGMNFPLSAVFPESAVLPCFGDTRIHLGLVFGLVAAVLLYIILWHTKWGYEIRVIGESPVAARYAGMNTARNILLVMALSGGLAGLAGMAEVSGIIQRLQPNLSPGYGYTAIIVAWLGRLNPFAITGVSFLLAGLLVGGYNMQMSGLPAAIVSILQGAILFFILGGEMLTKYRIRIRNPRGIEVVE, encoded by the coding sequence ATGAGCGGGCTGCCAATAGGTAGGGACAGGGTTTTGGTTCTGGAGAAGAGGGGACATTTTTCGCAGAGCGCTGCCCTGTTGGTTCCGGTAATTTCCATTTTAGGCGCTTTGCTCAGTGGAAGCCTGTTCCTGCTGGCTACAGGTTATAATCCTGTTGAAATATATGTGACCATGCTGTCAGGGGCATTTGGCTCTGCATATGGGCTGTCAGAGACGGTTGTCAAGGCAATACCGCTGCTGTTGTGCGGTTTGGCTGTTTCGGTGGCCTTTAGGATGCAGTTATGGAATATCGGGGCTGAAGGCCAGCTTTATATGGGCGCAGTTGCCGCTTCAGGGGTGGCTTTGTTTTATGGGGAGGGCTCACGTATTGGGGTACTGGCTCTTATGTTTCTGGCGGCTGTTGCAGCCGGAGGAATTTGGGGCCTGATACCGGCAATACCCCGGGCGCTTTTTAAGGTTAATGAAACGATTACTACACTGATGCTGAATTATGTGGCTATTCTATTTTCAAATTATCTGGTATATGGTCCGTGGAAGGATCCCAAGGGGATGAATTTTCCCTTGAGTGCTGTTTTTCCTGAGAGCGCTGTCCTGCCATGTTTCGGAGATACCCGGATTCACCTGGGTCTGGTTTTCGGTCTCGTGGCCGCCGTATTACTGTATATCATTCTCTGGCATACCAAGTGGGGATACGAGATCAGGGTTATTGGTGAAAGCCCTGTAGCAGCCCGTTATGCCGGCATGAACACCGCCAGGAATATACTCCTGGTCATGGCGCTCAGCGGTGGATTGGCCGGGTTGGCCGGAATGGCTGAGGTTTCAGGGATTATCCAGCGCCTGCAGCCTAACCTGTCACCTGGATATGGCTATACGGCTATCATTGTAGCCTGGCTGGGGAGGCTTAATCCTTTTGCCATAACCGGTGTTTCATTTCTGCTTGCAGGTCTGCTGGTCGGTGGGTATAATATGCAGATGAGCGGTCTTCCGGCAGCTATTGTTTCTATCCTGCAGGGAGCAATCCTGTTTTTCATCCTGGGGGGCGAAATGCTCACAAAATATCGTATCAGGATAAGGAATCCCCGTGGAATTGAGGTGGTCGAATGA
- a CDS encoding xanthine phosphoribosyltransferase, protein MEILKEKIREYGVLVSDNVLKVDSFLNHQLDPEFIVAVGHEFATRFAGDEVTKILTVEASGIAVALTTAMEMKVPCVFAKKNKPSTLQGEVYSSIVHSFTKNETVTISVAASYIDSNDRILIIDDFLAMGAASKGLIEIVGQSGAHLVGVGVVIEKGFQKGGRELRKSGVRVEPLVVIKSLAAGKVEFE, encoded by the coding sequence ATGGAAATACTCAAAGAAAAAATAAGAGAATATGGGGTTTTGGTTTCTGACAATGTATTGAAAGTTGATTCCTTCCTGAACCACCAGCTAGACCCTGAATTCATAGTTGCTGTAGGGCATGAATTCGCGACGAGGTTTGCCGGCGATGAAGTTACCAAGATACTGACAGTTGAGGCTTCCGGGATTGCAGTAGCTCTGACGACAGCGATGGAAATGAAGGTGCCCTGTGTTTTTGCCAAGAAAAACAAGCCTTCAACACTGCAGGGTGAGGTTTATTCTTCAATTGTCCACTCATTTACCAAAAATGAGACAGTGACCATTAGTGTGGCTGCCAGCTACATAGACTCAAATGATAGGATTTTGATAATTGACGACTTCCTGGCTATGGGCGCCGCGTCAAAAGGCTTGATAGAAATAGTTGGACAGTCCGGGGCTCACCTTGTCGGTGTGGGAGTTGTTATTGAAAAAGGCTTCCAAAAAGGCGGCCGGGAGCTGCGAAAAAGCGGTGTCAGGGTGGAGCCACTTGTGGTTATCAAAAGCCTGGCAGCCGGTAAAGTGGAATTTGAGTAG
- a CDS encoding sensor histidine kinase → MKGGVFRRLLVTYIIIMVLIIGLLSVLMSQYLKVYFFNNKQEELTNTGRQVETQLIRYSRGDLTREELEKQINLIGKVTNSRIIIVGGRSSATGANTGLDDELETILKKVLDGEKVVRRQQYASELSTYVVVVGIPTGAANTKGAILLFSPVYEVDQALGRVYEIILITAGMALAVGLILVWVTSRRISRPVIELSRMAEQIARGETVADASGMADDEIGHLTHSFNHMKNRLAETDRMRREFIAGVSHELRTPLTSVRGFIQGILDGVICTQDREKYLRMAFDETNRLTRLTNDLLDLTKIEAGVIKLNKQKIELLELINDSILTVCRSSGKDILASGVTVTPEKLSLQADPDRLKQVLINLLSNACRYTPDGGRIEVSAELTGSVVKILVKDNGIGIPAAELPFIFEKFYRVDKSRDSSAGGSGLGLSIVKDLVELHGGSITARSAAGQGTVFKIMLPRGEFPDSF, encoded by the coding sequence ATGAAGGGCGGGGTTTTCCGGAGGCTGTTGGTAACATATATTATAATAATGGTATTAATAATAGGGCTGCTTTCAGTTTTAATGTCACAGTATCTGAAGGTTTATTTCTTTAATAATAAGCAGGAGGAACTCACCAATACCGGCAGACAGGTGGAAACCCAGCTCATCAGATACAGCAGGGGTGATTTAACGAGAGAGGAACTGGAAAAACAGATTAATCTAATCGGTAAGGTGACCAATTCCAGGATTATCATAGTTGGCGGGCGCAGTTCAGCTACTGGCGCCAATACCGGCCTTGACGACGAACTGGAAACTATTCTTAAAAAGGTCTTGGATGGTGAAAAAGTAGTCAGGAGGCAGCAGTATGCCAGTGAATTGAGTACATATGTGGTTGTAGTGGGGATTCCCACCGGGGCTGCAAATACCAAGGGAGCGATTCTGCTTTTTTCGCCGGTTTATGAAGTGGATCAGGCTCTTGGCAGGGTATATGAAATAATTCTGATTACTGCCGGAATGGCCCTTGCTGTCGGGTTGATTCTTGTCTGGGTGACTTCCCGCAGGATTTCCCGGCCGGTAATTGAGCTGAGCCGGATGGCAGAACAGATTGCCCGGGGGGAAACAGTAGCCGATGCCTCTGGAATGGCTGATGATGAGATTGGACACCTTACTCATTCGTTCAATCATATGAAAAACAGGCTCGCCGAAACTGACAGGATGAGGCGGGAGTTTATCGCCGGAGTCTCCCATGAACTGCGGACTCCCCTGACTTCTGTACGTGGTTTTATCCAGGGAATTCTTGATGGGGTGATTTGTACCCAAGACCGGGAAAAGTACCTCAGGATGGCTTTTGATGAGACAAACCGGCTTACCAGACTGACCAATGATCTGCTGGACCTGACCAAAATCGAAGCAGGTGTGATTAAGCTGAATAAACAGAAGATCGAGCTTCTTGAGCTAATAAATGACAGTATCCTCACTGTGTGCCGCTCTTCAGGTAAGGATATCCTTGCCTCTGGCGTAACTGTTACCCCGGAAAAACTGTCCCTTCAGGCTGACCCTGACAGATTAAAACAGGTGCTTATCAATCTCCTCAGCAATGCGTGCAGGTATACCCCTGATGGCGGCAGGATTGAGGTTTCGGCAGAGCTTACCGGCAGTGTGGTGAAAATACTGGTAAAGGATAATGGAATCGGAATCCCTGCCGCTGAATTGCCATTTATATTTGAAAAATTTTATCGGGTCGACAAGTCGCGGGACTCCTCAGCAGGTGGCTCAGGATTGGGATTAAGTATAGTAAAAGACCTCGTGGAGCTTCATGGAGGAAGTATCACAGCTCGGAGCGCTGCAGGGCAGGGGACAGTTTTTAAGATAATGCTGCCACGGGGAGAGTTTCCGGATTCATTTTAA
- a CDS encoding MFS transporter, translating to MNSPKIQYSTVSVLSIAHLINDIYSNFLPQLLPFLIAVTGFGYAKATFLVSVFTLSSSIVQPVLGYFIDRQGKSWLLYVGTLWMTVFLSLIGLTTNYWILVLLSALAGLGTATFHPQATALLGEVSGSRKGFMMSTFMAMGNTGFALSPVVFIPLLARTGLNGTMYLLIPGILVSLFLIRFAKVPQKEKRSHGKASRASFRDLLGSAWEITKIVIVIVIRSTVYMGLIVLLPNFFKTQALSSIASGHLVSIMLFAGAAGGLAGGWISDRLGRKGVTVLSLLLATPAFFGFFYTQGIISTVLLGVAGALLMGSFSVTVVAAQEVLPASRGLASGITIGLSMGLAGLAVTPIAWVADVYGLVTALRLLFMLPVAAGLFGLLLRDNRNLSQASGVAS from the coding sequence ATGAATTCGCCAAAGATTCAATATAGTACTGTTTCTGTACTGTCAATTGCACATCTGATAAATGATATTTACTCCAACTTTTTGCCGCAGCTACTGCCGTTTTTAATAGCGGTGACCGGGTTCGGCTATGCCAAAGCAACTTTTCTGGTTTCTGTTTTCACCCTGTCATCTTCAATTGTCCAGCCAGTGTTGGGATATTTTATTGATCGTCAGGGAAAGAGCTGGCTGCTCTATGTGGGTACTTTGTGGATGACGGTGTTTCTTAGTCTGATAGGTCTAACCACGAATTACTGGATTCTGGTACTGTTATCAGCCTTGGCTGGTTTGGGGACCGCAACTTTCCATCCCCAGGCGACAGCGCTGCTGGGTGAAGTCAGCGGCAGCCGGAAAGGTTTTATGATGAGCACCTTTATGGCGATGGGGAATACAGGTTTTGCACTCAGTCCGGTTGTTTTCATACCTCTTCTTGCCCGAACCGGGCTTAATGGTACTATGTACCTATTGATTCCCGGAATTCTGGTATCCCTGTTTCTCATTAGGTTTGCCAAGGTGCCCCAGAAGGAGAAAAGGTCCCATGGCAAGGCATCCAGAGCTTCTTTCAGGGACCTGCTGGGATCTGCCTGGGAAATCACTAAAATTGTGATAGTGATTGTTATCAGATCAACCGTTTATATGGGCTTGATTGTTCTCCTCCCCAACTTCTTCAAAACCCAGGCACTTTCCAGTATTGCCTCAGGACACTTGGTCTCAATAATGCTGTTTGCGGGCGCTGCCGGCGGTCTGGCAGGGGGCTGGATTTCGGACCGGTTAGGCCGGAAGGGTGTTACGGTCCTGTCGCTGCTACTGGCTACTCCGGCATTTTTTGGATTTTTCTATACACAGGGGATTATTAGTACAGTGCTTCTGGGAGTGGCCGGGGCTCTGTTGATGGGTTCGTTTTCGGTAACGGTGGTGGCTGCTCAGGAGGTTCTTCCGGCAAGCCGTGGTTTGGCATCAGGGATTACTATAGGGCTTTCTATGGGGCTGGCCGGACTTGCCGTCACCCCAATAGCCTGGGTGGCTGACGTTTATGGCCTGGTAACAG
- the trxB gene encoding thioredoxin-disulfide reductase — protein sequence MLAENVIESNQKKFEDDIIMSEMPVIIDFYSDDCPPCEALSPVFDKLAEKYAKHMKFVKILRQQNRELADRLGVKSSPTVMFYRNGEEVCQRLTGYITNPELRRYIENVLGDDCPQPERRSYECDVLVLGAGPAGLTAAIYLARAKKKTVLIDEGLPGGQAATTFHISNYPGTNGTVRGADLMRNMTDQAMSFGAAIDSLQEVLEIDLSKDTKCVKTGDTDYYARCVIIATGAEPRKLLAEGEREYRGRGVHYCAACDGALYQDRRLIVVGGGNSAVEEAVFLTKYASHITVVHQLDHFQASGVAQDELLKNSGIDVIWESEVRKIQGDSVVNSVLIENLKTKETSTVPADGIFVYIGLQPRSETFKELVRLNEWGYVITNEDLSTDVRGVYAAGDIRDKKIRQVATAVGDGAIAGMMAEKYLAEINVKPPD from the coding sequence ATGTTGGCTGAAAATGTTATTGAGAGTAATCAAAAGAAGTTTGAAGATGATATCATAATGAGTGAAATGCCGGTTATTATTGATTTTTATTCCGATGACTGCCCACCCTGTGAAGCCCTGTCACCAGTTTTTGATAAACTGGCGGAGAAGTACGCAAAGCACATGAAGTTTGTAAAGATACTCCGCCAGCAGAACCGGGAGTTGGCAGACCGGCTGGGGGTAAAAAGCAGTCCGACGGTAATGTTCTACAGGAATGGTGAAGAGGTATGCCAGAGGCTGACAGGGTACATAACAAACCCGGAACTTAGAAGATATATTGAGAATGTTTTGGGTGACGACTGTCCCCAACCGGAACGCCGGAGCTATGAGTGTGATGTGCTTGTGCTGGGAGCCGGGCCGGCGGGGTTGACAGCAGCCATTTATCTGGCGCGGGCGAAGAAGAAGACTGTTTTAATTGACGAAGGGCTTCCGGGTGGGCAGGCAGCCACAACTTTTCATATCTCAAATTATCCCGGCACTAACGGGACTGTCAGGGGGGCGGACCTGATGCGGAATATGACGGACCAGGCAATGTCTTTTGGAGCAGCTATAGATTCTCTTCAGGAAGTTCTGGAGATTGACCTCAGCAAAGACACGAAGTGTGTGAAAACAGGAGACACCGATTATTACGCCAGGTGTGTGATTATTGCTACAGGGGCTGAACCGCGAAAACTGCTCGCTGAAGGGGAACGCGAATACCGCGGTCGGGGGGTGCATTATTGTGCTGCCTGTGACGGCGCTCTGTACCAGGATCGCAGGCTGATTGTGGTGGGGGGAGGTAATTCGGCTGTAGAGGAAGCCGTTTTCCTTACTAAGTATGCCTCACATATCACTGTTGTACACCAACTTGACCATTTTCAGGCTTCCGGGGTTGCCCAGGATGAACTCCTGAAGAATTCCGGGATTGATGTTATCTGGGAATCAGAAGTTAGAAAAATCCAGGGAGACAGCGTTGTCAACAGCGTACTTATAGAAAACTTGAAAACAAAGGAAACCTCGACTGTTCCGGCTGACGGGATCTTTGTTTATATTGGTTTGCAGCCCAGATCTGAAACCTTTAAAGAATTAGTAAGGTTAAATGAATGGGGATATGTCATCACAAATGAAGATTTAAGTACAGATGTCCGGGGAGTTTATGCGGCCGGCGATATCAGGGATAAAAAAATCCGGCAGGTGGCGACCGCTGTCGGCGATGGGGCGATAGCCGGGATGATGGCAGAAAAATATCTTGCTGAAATAAATGTAAAACCTCCAGACTGA
- a CDS encoding ABC transporter permease has protein sequence MRDPLVVVLLSTAVIAGTPLLFAALGEILSERAGVLNLGVEGMMLVGAVSGYIATVQSGNHWVGVIAALGAGGLMAAIHAFLSVTLRANQVVSGLALTIFGTGLSAFLGKGYIGQPVPDVFKPVEVPVLSRIPYAGRIIFEHDSLVYLSFLLVIVIWIIVFKTRWGLNLRAVGENPAAADSMGIPVYLTRYLCVISGGMLAGLGGAYLSLAYAPTWAENMTAGRGWIAVALVIFAVWHPWKALVGAYIFGGVDSLGFHIQAMGDKALFLKDVSPFFLQMLPYILTIIVLILVTSETKKRRVGTPASLGLPYDREER, from the coding sequence ATGAGAGATCCTTTAGTCGTTGTTTTGTTGTCAACTGCAGTTATTGCCGGGACTCCGCTTCTCTTTGCAGCTCTGGGAGAAATCCTCAGCGAACGGGCAGGTGTGCTTAACCTGGGAGTTGAGGGAATGATGCTGGTAGGGGCTGTCTCCGGATATATCGCCACAGTACAGTCAGGAAATCACTGGGTGGGGGTTATTGCGGCGCTGGGCGCCGGTGGGCTGATGGCAGCAATCCATGCCTTTCTATCGGTAACCCTGAGGGCTAACCAGGTTGTCAGCGGGTTGGCGCTGACTATTTTCGGGACAGGATTAAGCGCCTTTCTGGGAAAGGGATATATCGGCCAGCCTGTTCCGGATGTTTTTAAACCCGTGGAAGTCCCTGTGCTTTCCCGGATACCCTATGCAGGGAGAATAATTTTTGAACATGATTCCCTGGTGTACCTAAGTTTCTTACTTGTAATCGTGATATGGATAATCGTTTTCAAGACACGGTGGGGACTGAACCTCAGGGCAGTAGGTGAAAACCCCGCAGCCGCAGATTCTATGGGAATACCTGTGTACCTGACACGTTATCTGTGTGTTATTTCAGGCGGAATGCTGGCCGGACTGGGTGGAGCATACCTGTCCCTGGCTTATGCCCCGACCTGGGCGGAGAATATGACAGCAGGACGAGGCTGGATTGCCGTGGCTCTGGTTATATTTGCGGTTTGGCATCCATGGAAGGCCCTTGTGGGGGCATACATCTTTGGCGGAGTGGATTCCCTGGGATTCCATATTCAGGCTATGGGGGACAAGGCGTTGTTTCTCAAAGATGTTTCCCCGTTCTTCTTGCAGATGCTGCCATATATCCTTACCATTATTGTTCTGATACTTGTTACCAGTGAAACAAAAAAACGCCGGGTCGGGACCCCTGCATCGCTGGGGCTCCCATATGACCGGGAAGAGAGATAG